In a genomic window of Erwinia sp. HDF1-3R:
- a CDS encoding GNAT family N-acetyltransferase, with the protein MEITEADERHIPAIQQIYAYHVLHGTATFETEPPGEAEMAARLKKVHAAGLPWLVAVDGGIVRGYCYLSLYRERCAYRFTLEDSVYVDATYQGRGIGKMLLSRAVGWAEARGFRQLVAVVGNSENTASLALHRAAGFSITGTLRSVGFKHGRWLDTVILQRTLGHGDATLPESTE; encoded by the coding sequence ATGGAAATAACCGAAGCAGATGAACGACATATTCCCGCTATACAACAGATTTATGCTTATCACGTATTACACGGCACCGCCACTTTTGAAACCGAACCGCCGGGTGAGGCTGAAATGGCAGCCCGGCTGAAAAAGGTACATGCAGCAGGACTGCCCTGGTTGGTGGCGGTTGACGGAGGAATTGTTCGAGGATACTGCTATTTGTCTCTATACCGGGAACGGTGCGCTTATCGCTTTACTCTGGAAGACTCTGTATATGTTGATGCCACGTATCAGGGGCGGGGCATTGGAAAAATGCTGCTATCCCGTGCAGTAGGATGGGCAGAAGCCCGTGGTTTTCGGCAACTTGTAGCGGTGGTGGGGAACAGTGAAAATACTGCCTCCCTTGCTCTTCACCGCGCTGCAGGCTTCAGCATCACTGGCACCCTCAGGTCTGTAGGATTCAAGCATGGGCGCTGGCTCGATACGGTTATCCTGCAGCGTACGCTCGGGCATGGCGACGCTACGCTTCCGGAAAGTACAGAATGA
- a CDS encoding LysR family transcriptional regulator, protein MATLNLDHLATFRLVISRGSFSGAAEVLGLSQPAVSLQIRQLEQTLKVRLIERTSRGVRPTTAGLTLAEHCMKIDAVVSGAVEAVSLHSDEITGTVTVGTGATACIHLLPHLLQQLRQTHPLLKVDVRTGNTSDIVRGVEENRIDIGLVTLPAAGKCLSVIPLGTDEFVVIMEKDTSEQSAKPLSPDTLLPLPLIVFEPGSATRDLIDGWFSDAGHTVSPVMELGSIEAIKRMVRSGLGYSIVPRMSVASHEERQGLSLYSVTPSLHRTLGTVMREDRIVSRGISEVLNRLSKIFPESK, encoded by the coding sequence ATGGCAACACTGAACCTCGATCATCTGGCTACCTTCAGGCTGGTCATCAGCCGGGGCAGTTTCTCGGGGGCGGCAGAAGTACTTGGCTTGTCGCAACCGGCAGTGAGCCTGCAGATAAGACAGCTGGAGCAGACGCTTAAGGTCAGGCTTATTGAGCGAACCAGCCGGGGAGTAAGACCAACGACTGCCGGTTTGACTCTCGCTGAACACTGCATGAAAATTGATGCGGTGGTAAGCGGAGCGGTTGAAGCGGTTTCCCTGCATTCAGACGAAATAACCGGCACCGTTACTGTCGGCACAGGCGCAACAGCCTGTATCCATCTGCTACCTCACTTACTGCAGCAACTTCGACAGACCCATCCCCTGCTGAAGGTGGATGTACGCACAGGCAATACTTCAGATATTGTACGGGGAGTGGAGGAAAACCGTATAGATATTGGTCTGGTAACGCTGCCGGCAGCCGGTAAATGCCTGAGTGTCATCCCGCTGGGTACGGATGAGTTTGTTGTAATCATGGAAAAGGACACCTCGGAGCAGAGTGCAAAACCGCTGTCTCCTGATACCCTTTTGCCACTGCCGCTGATTGTATTTGAACCCGGAAGTGCCACACGCGATCTGATTGACGGATGGTTCAGCGATGCAGGGCATACTGTCAGCCCGGTTATGGAGCTTGGCAGTATTGAAGCCATTAAAAGGATGGTTCGTTCCGGCCTGGGTTACAGCATCGTTCCCCGTATGTCCGTTGCAAGTCATGAAGAAAGGCAGGGTCTCAGTCTTTACTCAGTAACGCCATCGCTTCACCGGACTCTGGGGACAGTGATGCGGGAGGATCGGATTGTCAGCAGGGGCATAAGTGAAGTACTGAACAGACTAAGTAAGATCTTTCCTGAATCAAAATAA
- a CDS encoding metalloregulator ArsR/SmtB family transcription factor, with amino-acid sequence MDLHTAANALRELGHPTRLRIYRELVRAGHEGLPVGELQKHLEIPASTLSHHLSALMSAGLISQERQSRTLFCRPCYAQLEQLMAFLTEECCAGGSSCSLSTEISHKETPL; translated from the coding sequence ATGGATTTACACACCGCAGCAAACGCACTTCGAGAACTGGGCCACCCGACACGTCTCCGCATATACCGGGAGCTGGTCAGGGCTGGTCATGAAGGCCTGCCGGTTGGCGAACTGCAGAAGCACCTTGAGATTCCTGCCTCCACGCTCAGCCATCATCTTTCAGCGCTGATGTCCGCTGGACTCATAAGCCAGGAACGGCAGAGTCGTACCTTGTTCTGCAGACCTTGCTATGCGCAGCTTGAGCAGCTGATGGCTTTTCTCACTGAAGAGTGCTGCGCCGGTGGCAGTAGCTGCAGCCTGTCTACCGAGATTTCCCATAAAGAGACTCCATTGTGA
- a CDS encoding tyrosine-type recombinase/integrase, with translation MLIPPSEHVLLLAERWLQLLSDLGRAQATLTAYRNALRHYFAFCSQNGIKPEKARFEDLAAYISPQLPGMPFSAASATLQLRLSAIRLWYDFLMYLDLCTVNPLPRSGTPGMLSSGRGLVPRVVKLPRIPDDAQWQCFLYHAAASPLRDRLMLALTYYGALRRSEITSLSIDDFDFAHRLIRIRAETTKSRRERIVCYSPAVVPVLAAHLMQMKRTGIVRGALFRSESDRNQGGPLSFWTWSKTVRKWALESGMPDISTHTFRHLRLTHLARAGWKLHELATYAGHRDLTTTQIYIHLSGRDLAARMAGAIETADIRMANLIFRTEK, from the coding sequence ATGCTGATTCCACCGAGTGAACACGTTCTGTTGCTGGCAGAGCGCTGGCTGCAACTGTTATCCGATCTGGGGCGGGCGCAGGCCACGCTAACAGCCTACCGCAATGCCCTCCGTCATTACTTTGCGTTCTGCAGCCAGAACGGAATTAAACCTGAAAAGGCGCGGTTTGAAGACCTGGCTGCCTATATTAGTCCTCAGTTACCCGGGATGCCTTTTTCCGCGGCCAGCGCCACGCTCCAGCTTCGCCTGTCGGCGATCCGCCTCTGGTATGACTTTCTCATGTACCTGGATCTTTGCACGGTCAATCCGCTGCCCCGATCCGGCACGCCCGGCATGCTGAGTTCCGGCCGGGGACTGGTTCCCCGCGTTGTAAAGCTGCCGCGCATTCCTGACGATGCGCAGTGGCAGTGTTTTCTTTATCATGCCGCCGCTTCCCCACTGCGTGACCGCCTGATGCTGGCATTAACCTATTACGGCGCGCTGCGTCGGTCTGAAATTACCTCGCTAAGTATTGACGACTTCGACTTTGCTCACCGGCTCATCCGCATCCGGGCAGAAACCACCAAGAGCCGGCGTGAACGAATTGTCTGTTACAGCCCGGCAGTAGTGCCAGTGCTGGCCGCGCACCTTATGCAGATGAAGCGGACCGGAATCGTAAGAGGTGCCCTGTTCCGTTCTGAGTCCGATCGTAATCAGGGCGGGCCGCTTTCATTCTGGACCTGGAGCAAAACGGTACGGAAATGGGCGCTTGAGTCTGGGATGCCGGACATCTCAACCCATACCTTCCGGCACCTGCGACTCACACACCTTGCCCGCGCGGGCTGGAAGTTGCACGAACTTGCCACCTATGCAGGACACCGCGACCTGACCACAACACAGATTTATATTCATCTTTCTGGCAGGGACCTGGCTGCCCGGATGGCTGGCGCGATTGAAACGGCAGATATCAGGATGGCGAACCTCATTTTCAGAACAGAGAAATAA
- the arsC gene encoding glutaredoxin-dependent arsenate reductase, giving the protein MTDITIYHNPACGTSRNTLALIRNSGTEPTVILYLETPPSRDELKKLITDMDISVRALLRKNTDPYEQLGLAEDRFSDEELLDAMLAHPILINRPVVVTPLGTKLCRPSEVVLDILPDPQKGAFTKEDGEAVIDEQGNRVSH; this is encoded by the coding sequence ATGACTGACATTACCATTTATCACAATCCGGCCTGCGGGACGTCCCGCAATACCCTGGCGCTTATCCGCAACAGCGGCACCGAGCCCACGGTGATTCTGTATCTGGAAACACCGCCGTCGCGCGACGAGCTGAAAAAGCTGATTACGGACATGGACATTAGCGTGCGTGCCCTGCTGCGTAAAAATACCGATCCCTACGAGCAGCTCGGCCTGGCTGAAGACCGGTTCAGCGATGAAGAACTGCTCGATGCGATGCTGGCTCATCCGATCCTCATTAATCGTCCGGTGGTGGTGACGCCGCTGGGAACGAAGCTCTGCCGCCCCTCCGAAGTGGTTCTGGACATACTGCCGGACCCGCAGAAGGGAGCGTTTACCAAAGAGGACGGCGAAGCAGTCATTGATGAGCAAGGGAATCGCGTCAGCCACTGA
- a CDS encoding metalloregulator ArsR/SmtB family transcription factor, whose product MPSLLPLQLFKNLSDETRLSLVLLLREKGELCVCELVSILKETQPKISRHLALLRESGLLIDRRDGKWIHYRLSPHMPAWAAAVIEQAYLCQRDEILHLSQQAERDNATTNGKAVCM is encoded by the coding sequence ATGCCGTCACTTCTGCCCCTGCAACTTTTTAAGAATCTTTCTGACGAAACCCGGCTCAGCCTGGTGCTGTTGTTGCGCGAAAAAGGGGAGCTTTGCGTCTGCGAGCTTGTATCTATCCTGAAAGAAACACAGCCAAAAATATCGCGGCACCTGGCCCTGCTCAGAGAGAGTGGACTGCTTATCGACAGGCGCGACGGCAAGTGGATCCATTACCGGTTATCGCCACACATGCCTGCGTGGGCAGCAGCGGTCATTGAGCAGGCATATCTGTGTCAGCGGGATGAAATTCTTCATCTCAGTCAGCAGGCTGAGCGTGATAACGCAACCACCAACGGCAAAGCTGTCTGCATGTAA
- the arsH gene encoding arsenical resistance protein ArsH codes for MTLLDTPLSEEKLKAEEVAHPPRILMLYGSLRERSYSRLTTEEAARLLTAMGAEVKLFNPSGLPLPDDVPETHPKVAELRQLVLWSEGMVWCSPERHGAMTGIMKTQIDWIPLTSGAVRPSQGKTLAVMQVSGGSQSFNAVNQMRILGRWMRMITIPNQSSVAKAWAEFDEDGRMKPSPYYDRIVDVMEELMKFTLLTRGRSGYLTDRYSERKESAAQLSERVNQRSI; via the coding sequence CTGACACTCCTGGATACGCCCCTTTCGGAAGAGAAATTAAAGGCCGAAGAGGTGGCGCATCCGCCCCGCATACTGATGCTCTACGGTTCGCTTCGGGAGCGCTCTTACAGCCGACTCACCACGGAAGAGGCCGCACGGCTGCTGACGGCCATGGGCGCGGAGGTGAAGTTATTCAATCCGTCCGGCCTGCCGCTGCCGGATGATGTACCTGAGACGCATCCGAAGGTCGCAGAGCTGCGCCAGCTAGTGCTCTGGTCTGAAGGGATGGTCTGGTGCTCTCCTGAGCGTCACGGTGCCATGACCGGCATCATGAAGACGCAGATTGACTGGATACCGCTGACGTCCGGGGCGGTCCGGCCCTCGCAGGGGAAAACCCTTGCTGTCATGCAGGTCAGCGGAGGCTCACAGTCTTTCAACGCCGTAAACCAGATGCGTATTCTTGGGCGCTGGATGCGGATGATCACTATCCCGAACCAGTCATCCGTTGCAAAAGCCTGGGCCGAGTTTGATGAGGACGGCCGCATGAAGCCTTCTCCGTATTATGACCGCATAGTGGACGTCATGGAGGAACTGATGAAGTTCACCCTGCTGACGCGCGGTCGTAGTGGTTATCTCACCGACCGCTACAGCGAAAGGAAGGAGAGTGCTGCGCAGCTCTCTGAGCGGGTAAACCAGCGCAGCATATAA
- a CDS encoding arsenic transporter — MFLAGAIFILTLVLVIWQPKGLSIGWSAVIGAALALLTGVVQIGDIPVVWQIVWNATATFIAVIIISLLLDESGFFEWAALHVSRWGGGRGRLLFTYIVLLGAAVAALFANDGAALILTPIVIAMLLALGFSPGATLAFVMAAGFIADTSSLPLIVSNLVNIVTADFFKLGFSEYASVMVPVNIASVAATLVMLHLFFRRDIPDTYDLAKLKAPREAIRDARTFKTGWIVLILLLIGFFALEPLGVPVSLVAAVAAFILWLVARKGNVIDTGKVLKGAPWQIVIFSLGMYLVVYGLRNAGLTDYLSAALNRFAEHGVWGATLGTGFLTAALSSVMNNMPTVLVGALSIDGSTAQGVVKEAMIYANIIGCDLGPKITPIGSLATLLWLHVLAQKNITVSWGYYFRVGIVMTLPVLFVTLAALALRLSV, encoded by the coding sequence ATGTTTCTGGCGGGTGCGATTTTTATTCTGACGCTGGTACTGGTTATCTGGCAGCCGAAAGGACTCAGTATTGGCTGGAGTGCCGTTATCGGCGCCGCGCTGGCGCTGCTGACCGGCGTAGTACAAATCGGGGATATTCCGGTGGTCTGGCAGATTGTCTGGAACGCCACGGCCACGTTTATTGCGGTCATCATTATCAGCCTGCTGCTCGATGAGTCCGGCTTTTTTGAATGGGCCGCGCTGCACGTTTCCCGCTGGGGAGGCGGCAGGGGCCGGCTGCTGTTCACGTATATCGTTCTGCTGGGTGCGGCAGTGGCGGCGCTGTTTGCCAATGACGGAGCCGCGCTAATTCTGACGCCGATCGTTATCGCCATGCTGCTGGCGCTGGGCTTCAGCCCCGGGGCCACGCTGGCGTTTGTGATGGCGGCCGGGTTTATCGCCGATACCTCCAGCCTGCCGCTCATCGTGTCAAACCTGGTCAACATCGTCACGGCAGACTTCTTTAAACTGGGTTTCAGCGAGTATGCCTCGGTGATGGTGCCGGTGAATATCGCGTCCGTGGCCGCCACGCTGGTGATGCTGCACCTGTTTTTCCGCAGGGACATCCCGGACACTTACGACCTGGCGAAGCTGAAGGCGCCGCGTGAGGCCATTCGCGATGCGCGTACCTTTAAAACCGGCTGGATTGTTCTCATCCTGCTGCTGATCGGCTTCTTTGCCCTCGAACCACTCGGCGTGCCGGTCAGCCTTGTGGCCGCGGTGGCGGCGTTTATTCTCTGGCTGGTAGCCCGGAAAGGCAATGTGATTGATACCGGAAAGGTACTGAAAGGTGCGCCCTGGCAGATCGTTATCTTCTCGCTGGGCATGTACCTGGTGGTATACGGACTACGCAATGCCGGGCTAACTGATTACCTTTCTGCCGCCCTGAACCGGTTTGCCGAGCATGGCGTCTGGGGCGCAACGCTCGGCACCGGCTTTCTGACGGCGGCGCTTTCATCAGTCATGAACAACATGCCTACCGTGCTGGTTGGCGCGCTCTCCATTGACGGCAGCACCGCTCAGGGCGTGGTGAAGGAGGCGATGATTTACGCCAACATCATCGGCTGCGACCTCGGTCCGAAAATCACCCCTATCGGTAGCCTCGCTACCCTGCTGTGGCTGCACGTCCTGGCACAGAAAAACATAACCGTCAGCTGGGGCTACTACTTCCGCGTGGGCATCGTGATGACCCTGCCGGTACTGTTTGTGACGCTGGCTGCGCTGGCCCTGCGCCTGTCTGTTTAA
- a CDS encoding MFS transporter, producing the protein MTQGYLTGRTIFCIGMTQLINWGITFYMPGVFGAAIMAETGWSSGETFSGLSVAMLVMGLVSPLIGPVMARTGGRTLMMAGTLAITIGCFLMAFTYSTLAWDAVWILTGAGMRLALYDAAFAMLVETAGAEARKAISLVTLLGGLASAAFWPAGAALLHVTDWRHAVIIYGCAGLLSLFFLTAVPAGSRVKLPVTGRSGHSADATATSEDTKALISGLWYATLIALISFVSTGVSTHFPRILASYGVPALAGMLWGVGQLGARLLGVVSGARISAIRLNLITGILLPLCFLTGLAGSITPVATAFFVLGYGAVNGLNTIVKAVLPLVLFDPQQYARKTGILLSPAFFLAALAPSAYAILLERYGIPGTLLFSFILTLIITAISVVLWQRHSGSVVQNRDHGASTLHEKNV; encoded by the coding sequence ATGACACAAGGATATCTGACAGGCCGCACCATTTTCTGCATCGGCATGACGCAGCTTATCAACTGGGGTATTACGTTCTACATGCCGGGTGTCTTCGGAGCCGCCATCATGGCGGAAACAGGCTGGTCTTCCGGTGAGACATTCTCCGGCCTGAGCGTTGCCATGCTCGTTATGGGGCTGGTTTCACCGCTTATCGGTCCCGTAATGGCCCGTACCGGTGGACGCACCCTGATGATGGCGGGAACTTTGGCTATAACCATCGGGTGTTTTCTGATGGCGTTTACCTATTCAACATTAGCGTGGGATGCAGTCTGGATCCTGACAGGCGCGGGCATGCGGCTTGCTCTGTATGACGCCGCTTTTGCCATGCTTGTGGAAACCGCAGGCGCAGAGGCTCGCAAGGCAATCTCTCTGGTCACCCTGCTGGGCGGTCTCGCGTCGGCCGCTTTCTGGCCTGCTGGCGCAGCGCTTCTTCACGTCACCGACTGGCGGCATGCCGTCATCATTTATGGCTGTGCGGGCCTGCTGAGCCTGTTTTTTTTAACTGCCGTTCCGGCAGGCAGTCGGGTAAAACTTCCCGTAACAGGGCGATCCGGCCATTCGGCTGACGCAACAGCAACATCAGAGGACACAAAAGCACTCATCAGCGGCCTGTGGTATGCCACTCTGATAGCGTTGATAAGCTTTGTCTCCACCGGCGTGTCCACACATTTTCCCCGGATACTGGCCTCTTATGGCGTGCCTGCTCTGGCTGGCATGCTGTGGGGAGTGGGGCAGTTAGGTGCCCGTCTGCTGGGTGTAGTTTCAGGTGCACGAATCTCCGCGATACGCCTGAACCTTATAACCGGTATCCTGCTTCCCCTCTGTTTTCTGACCGGCCTTGCAGGCAGCATTACTCCTGTGGCTACAGCCTTTTTCGTTCTGGGCTATGGGGCCGTAAACGGACTGAATACGATCGTGAAGGCCGTACTTCCTCTTGTGCTGTTTGATCCGCAGCAGTACGCCCGCAAAACAGGAATACTGTTGTCGCCGGCATTTTTTCTCGCGGCACTGGCTCCGTCTGCGTATGCCATACTGCTGGAGCGCTACGGTATACCCGGCACGCTGCTTTTTTCCTTCATCCTGACCCTGATCATTACGGCGATTTCTGTGGTCCTCTGGCAGCGTCATTCTGGCTCTGTTGTGCAGAACCGGGACCATGGAGCATCTACCCTTCACGAAAAAAATGTTTGA
- the umuD gene encoding translesion error-prone DNA polymerase V autoproteolytic subunit has protein sequence MFHAFELMHPADNPPPSYRPLFLERVPCGFPSPCQDYAEQELDLNEYLIAHRASTFFLRAQGNSMQDIGLYDGDLLIVDRALRPEHGDVVIAVLYGEFTVKRLLITQKGPVLQPMNPAYPVIIPDPDTLEIFGVVAHFVHTPRRRN, from the coding sequence ATGTTTCACGCCTTTGAGTTGATGCACCCGGCGGATAATCCGCCGCCCAGCTACAGGCCCCTTTTCCTGGAACGCGTACCCTGCGGTTTTCCCTCTCCTTGCCAGGACTATGCGGAGCAGGAACTCGACTTAAACGAATATCTAATAGCCCACAGGGCAAGCACCTTTTTCCTGCGCGCACAGGGCAACAGCATGCAGGATATAGGACTTTACGACGGCGATCTGCTGATAGTCGATCGGGCACTCAGGCCTGAGCACGGCGACGTGGTTATCGCTGTACTGTACGGCGAATTTACGGTCAAGCGCCTTCTTATTACCCAGAAAGGGCCGGTATTGCAGCCGATGAATCCCGCCTATCCTGTTATTATCCCAGACCCGGATACCCTGGAAATTTTCGGCGTAGTGGCGCACTTCGTGCACACTCCGCGCCGGAGAAACTGA
- the cadR gene encoding Cd(II)/Pb(II)-responsive transcriptional regulator, with protein MKIGELARQAGCPVETVRYYEREGLLQAALRDQTNNYRHYDSAHLERLMFIRRCRALDMTHEEIRVLLQARSQPDADCGTVNALINEHLNHVQARIRELNMLEKQLFELHSHCNANRATRDCGILRELEQAEEPEDIVPVITAGHLAGSHSY; from the coding sequence ATGAAAATTGGTGAACTGGCCCGCCAGGCGGGATGTCCTGTAGAGACGGTACGTTATTATGAGCGAGAGGGGCTTCTGCAGGCCGCATTGCGGGACCAGACTAATAACTACCGCCATTACGATAGCGCACATCTCGAAAGGCTTATGTTTATCCGGCGCTGCCGGGCGCTCGATATGACCCATGAAGAAATCCGGGTGTTGCTGCAGGCGCGCAGCCAGCCAGACGCAGACTGCGGTACGGTTAATGCCCTGATAAATGAACATCTGAACCACGTTCAGGCCCGTATTCGTGAACTGAATATGCTGGAAAAACAACTATTTGAGCTCCACAGCCACTGCAATGCCAACCGGGCAACACGGGACTGCGGTATTCTGCGCGAACTGGAGCAGGCAGAAGAGCCTGAGGATATCGTGCCGGTTATCACTGCAGGTCATCTGGCCGGAAGCCACTCTTACTGA